The following coding sequences are from one Streptomyces sp. V3I7 window:
- a CDS encoding SigE family RNA polymerase sigma factor, whose amino-acid sequence MNTLHGMSTSAVVTRLHDVHRGSEKSGAVSPRGCARGAGRQHTTYMSVVDACTGGSTGVHGSHGGHGGAAYREDTGERRSLTEAEFTAYVQERRASLYATAYHLTGDRFEAEDLLQSALFSTYRAWERISDKAAVGGYLRRTMTNLHISAWRRRKVNEYPTEELPETPGETDAMRGTELRAVLWQALGRLPELQRTMLVLRYYEGRTDPEIADILGISVGTVKSSIWRSLRRLREDEVLSFDRDRENSFGELVA is encoded by the coding sequence ATGAACACCCTGCACGGTATGAGCACCAGCGCAGTGGTCACGCGTCTGCACGACGTGCACCGGGGGAGTGAGAAGTCCGGCGCCGTGAGCCCGCGGGGGTGCGCTCGCGGCGCCGGGCGTCAGCACACCACGTACATGTCGGTGGTTGACGCGTGTACCGGGGGGAGCACGGGGGTCCACGGAAGTCACGGGGGCCACGGGGGAGCCGCGTACCGGGAGGACACGGGGGAGCGCCGCTCGCTGACGGAGGCGGAGTTCACCGCGTACGTCCAGGAGCGCCGCGCCTCCCTGTACGCGACCGCCTACCACCTGACCGGCGACCGCTTCGAGGCCGAGGACCTGCTGCAGAGCGCGCTGTTCTCGACCTACCGGGCGTGGGAGCGGATCAGCGACAAGGCGGCGGTCGGCGGATACCTGCGCCGCACCATGACCAACCTGCACATCAGCGCCTGGCGGCGCCGCAAGGTCAACGAGTACCCGACCGAGGAGCTGCCGGAGACGCCCGGCGAGACGGACGCGATGCGCGGCACCGAGCTGCGCGCGGTCCTGTGGCAGGCGCTCGGCCGGCTGCCCGAACTCCAACGCACCATGCTGGTCCTGCGCTACTACGAGGGCCGCACGGACCCGGAGATCGCGGACATCCTCGGCATCAGCGTCGGCACGGTGAAGTCGAGTATCTGGCGCTCGCTGCGCCGGCTGCGCGAGGACGAGGTCCTCAGCTTCGACCGTGACCGGGAGAACTCCTTCGGCGAGCTCGTCGCCTGA